GGCTGCCTGCACTGGCTGCGGGTCCCACTGCCCGGCCTCGACCGCCTGCGCGGCGGTTTCCATGTCCAGCGTGTGCGCCAGCCCCAGCACGGTGCCGTCGAACAGGTACAGGCGCCCGGCCTCGTCCAGCAGGCATTCGCGGGCGGTGGAGGCGCGGCCGGTGTGGGCGACCAGGGTGAAATCCGGCTCGATGCGCCAGACCACCGGGGTGATCTCCAGTTCCACGTACACGCGCTGCGGGCCGTTCTGGAAGAACCAGCGCCCCTGGGCGTCGGCCTCGTAGTTGCGCTGGATGAAGTCGATGAGCTTGCCGTGCGCCAGCAGCGAGCCTTTGGCCTGCGGGAAAGGCCCCTGGGCCTGGGTGGCGTCGTCGCGCATGTACCAGCGGCCCCGCGCGTCGAGCCCCAGCCAGCCGTAGCAGTCGGGAACGTTGGGCCACTTGGCGATGGCCTGTTTGACGATGTCATCCATGGCGCGATGGTATCGAGGGGGTTCCGCCGGCCGCGTAGTCCGGTGCCCCGTGGGCCGCCAGCCAGCCGGCCACCTCGGCCGGCATGGCGCGCACGTGGCCCGGCAGGCGCCCCTGGGCGAAGCCGACGTGCCCGCCGTGCGCGGGCTGCCACAGCGTGACGTGGGGTCCAGCCTGCCCCGCGCGCGGCAGGCTGGACGCCGGCACGAACGGATCGTTGCGCGCATTGACGGCCAGCGCCGGGATGCGGATGCGCCCCAGCAGCGGCTGGGCCGAGGCGCGGCGCCAGTAGTCGTCGGTGTCGCGAAAGCCGTGCAGCGGCGCGGTGAACACGTTGTCGAAGTCGTACAGGTCGCGCGCGGCCAGCAGGGCCTGCCGGTCGAACAGGCCCGGGTGCTGGCGCAGCTTGGCCAGCGCCTTGGGCACCATGGTGCGCAGGAACATGCGCGTGTACACCTGCCGGTTGAAGCCCCGGCCGATGGCCGCCCCGCCCGCGGCCAGGTCGAGCGGCGAGCACACGGCCGCCACCGCATCGGCGCTGCGCGAGGCGCTGGCGCCGGCCTCGGCAGCCCAACGCAGCAGCGCATTGCCGCCCAGCGACACGCCCACCGCCAGCAGCGGCGCGCGCGGGCCGGGCGTGCCGTCGGCCCCGAGGGCGCCGTCGGCCTGCCGCTGCGCCAGCCGTGCCAGGATCCAGGCGATCTCCTCGTGGTCGCCCGAGTGGTAGGCGCGCGGGGCCAGGTTGAGCTCGCCGCTGCAGCCCCGGAAATGCGGCACGGCGTAGGCCCAGCCGCGCTCGCGCGCCACATCGGCGAAGGCCTCGGCATAGTGGCTGCGCGACGAGCCCTCCAACCCGTGGAACAGCACCAGCAGCGGCCTGCCAGGATCGGCCTGCGTCCCGGCCCCTGCGGCCGGCTCCAGGAAGTCCACGTCCACGAAATCGCCGTCCGGCGCCGTCCAGCGCTCGCGCCGGTAGGCCGGTGGCGCGGCCAGCACCCGGCGCGAGGCCAGCGCTGGCCAGATGGTCTGCAGGTGGCCGCCGGGCAACCAGCGAGGCGCTACATATTTCATAGCAACATGCCCTAGTACTTATTGTGCTGGAGGGCTAAAAGGCTTGAAGCCCGTGGGCCGACAACATGGCGGGCAGCGCCTCAATGCAGCACCGGCGGCGGGTGGCCCGGCGCCTGGGCTTCGTGCACGGTGCCCGGGCTGGCGTGGTGGGCCACCAGGCGCCAGCCCTGCGGGGTCTTGTGGTAGACGTTGGTGGACTGCACGATGGCCTCGCGCACCCCGCCGTCCAGCACCACTTCGACGTGCTCGACCACGCTGTGCACCGCGCTGGCCATGGCCTGCACCCGGTGCACCTGGGCCGGCCGTGCGCGCAGGGTGCCGTGCTCGAACATGGCGCTGAAGGCGGCGCGGATGGCCGCGGCGCCCAGCAGGCGCGGGCCGCCGGGGTTGACGCAGACGATGTCGTCCTCCTCGGCCCAGCACGCCATCAGGCGTTCCAGGTTGCCCGTTTGCAGGGCTTCGTAGAAGGCGGCTTCGGTCTCGTCGGCGGAGCCGCCCAGGGTGGCGGCGCGGTAGGGGGATCGGGTCATGGCGCTTCGGAGGGCTGTCATGCGGTGGCGCTATTGTCGGGGCTGGCGGGCCGCAACGCCCGGCCCGCGGCCGCCGGACCGGCCGGGCGGTCGGCCCGGCGGACTACGCGGTGCCCGATCGGGCTGGGGCAGAATGCGCGGGCGCTGCCAGCCTTTCGGCACTGTCGCCTGCACCCGGCCCAGCGCACGTGCCATGAAACGTCTTCTTGCCACCCTGGCCGCCGTCCTGGCCCTCTCGGGCTGCGGCTACAACGACTTCCAGCGCCTGGACGAGCAGTCCAAGGCCGCCTGGAGCGAGGTGCTCAACCAGTACCAGCGCCGCGCCGACCTGGTGCCCAACATCGTCGCCACCGTCAAGGGCGAGGCCGCCTTCGAGCAGGACACGCTGACCAAGGTGGTCGAGGCCCGCGCCAAGGCCACCTCCATCCAGGTGACGCCCGAGACGCTGAACAACCCCGAGGCATTCAACAAATTCCAGGCCGCGCAGGGCGAGCTGTCCGGCGCACTCTCGCGCCTGATGGTGGTGGCCGAGCGCTACCCGCAGCTGCAGGCCAACCAGGCGTTCCGCGACCTGCGCGTGACGCTGGAGGGCACCGAAAACCGCATCACCGTGGCGCGCAACCGCTACATCCAGACGGTGCAGGAGTACAACGTGCTCGCGCGCAGCTTCCCCACCAACGTTACGGCCAAGGTGTTCAGCTACGACCCGAAGCCCAGCTTCACCGTGCAGAACGAGGCGCAGATCTCCACCCCGCCGGCGGTGGACTTCTCCAAGCCGGCGTCCAAGCCCTGACACCACCACCGGAGTGCCCGACATGGCCCTGGCGCACGTTCGCCTCGCGCTGACAGCTCTCTTTTTGATGGCCATCGGCTGTTTCGGCACGCCAGCGCAGGCGCAGCGCGCCGTGCCGGCACTGAGCGCGCGCGTGATCGACCAGACCGGCACGCTCAGCGCGGCCGACCGGCAGGCGCTGGACACGCGCCTGGCTGCCATCGAAAAATCTCACGGCTCGCAGGTCGTGGTGCTGATGGTGCCCACCACCGCGCCCGAGGAACTGGCCGCGTTCGCCAACCGGGTCGGCAACGCCTGGAAGGTCGGCCGCAAGGACGTGGGCGACGGCGTGCTGGTGCTGGTGGCCAAGGACGACCGCAAGATGCGCATCGAGGTGGCCAAGGCGCTGGAAGGGGCCATCCCCGACATCGCCGCCGCGCGCATCATCGACGGCGCCATGAAGCCGCGCTTTCGCGAGGGTGACTACGCAGGCGGCCTGTCCGCCGCGGTGAACCAGATCGGCGCGCGCATCGCCGGCGAATCGCTGCCCCTGCCCAGTGACACCAGCGAACGCGCGGCCCGGTCCGCGCCGGGCGTGGATTGGACCGACCTCGCCATCTTCCTGTTCTTCGGCGTGATGGTGGGCGGCCCGGTGGCGCGCGGCATTTTCGGCAACCGCCTGGGCGGCCTGCTGCTGGGCGGCGGCGTGGGCGGGCTGGCGTTTCTGTTCACCACCAGCGTGCTGCTGGCCGGCGGCGCCGGGCTGATCGCGCTGCTCTACACCTGGCTTTTCAGCGGCACCGGCCTGTCCCTGGGCGGGCGGCGCGGCGGCGGGATCGGCACGTCCACCGGGGGCTTCGGCGGCTGGAGCGGTGGCAGTGGCGGCGGCAGCAGCAGCGATGGCGGCGGCTTCAGTTCGGGCGGCGGCGGCGATTTTGGCGGCGGCGGCGCCTCGGGAGACTGGTGACCATGGCAAAGACCTCGCTGGCCCCCGCGGCCCCCCCTTCGGCCCTGTGGCGCATCGCGCGGCTCGTGCGGCACCGCTGGGTGGAAGGCCGCCTGCACCAGGCGCTGCCGCCCGACGTGCTGGAGCGCATCACGCGCCGCGTGGCCGCCAGCGAGCGCCGCCACACCGGGCAGATCCGCATCTGCGCCGAAGGCGGCCTGCCCACCAGCTACCTGTGGCGCGGCGCCACCGCCCGCGAGCGGGCCGTCACGCTGTTCGGCAAGCTGCGCGTGTGGGACACCGAGCACAACAACGGCGTGCTTATCTACCTGCTGGTGGCCGAGCAGGCCATCGAGATCGTGGCCGACCGGGGCCTGGCCCGCGCCGTGCCGCCCGAGACCTGGCGCACCCTGGTCGTGCACATGGGCGAGGCCTTTCGCGCCGGGCGCTACGAGGACGGCCTGACGCAGGCGCTGGCGGAGGTGTCGGCGCTGCTGGTGCAGCACTTTCCGGCGCACGCGCAAGCCGCCCAGGGCACCGCGGAGGGTGCCGGGCTGCCTGATGCGCCGGTGCTGAGTGGCGATGCGCTGCTGAAGGAATAGCCGGCGTCACGGGCGCCAGCGCTTCGCAAAACGGTCCATCCGTGCGCGAAGGGATCGGCCCCTGCCGGTGGACCGCACGAACATCGCCGGCACTGCCAGCGCCCGAGCGCGGCAGGAAAGGCGATCCATGGACCCTCTACGACATTCCGGCCGTGTCCGGCCGCGCGAGCACAGACCGGAGAGTGGCGCCGGGCCCGCACGCCACGTCCGCGCACGCACGGACGCCCCGGATCACCTGGGCGCGGCCCTGCCTCCCCGCCCGCCATTGCCTACCAGCGCCTCCCAGGCGGGGGCGGTCTTGCGCGCGCCCCGAAACCACTTGCCCCCACGGCTACCGGACCTGAACGTTGCGCTGCCCCGACCACCCGACCTGCCGGATCTGAACGTTGCACTGCCCCGACCACCCGACCTGCCGGATCTGAACGTTGCACTGCCCCAACCACCCGACC
This region of Acidovorax sp. GBBC 1281 genomic DNA includes:
- a CDS encoding LemA family protein → MKRLLATLAAVLALSGCGYNDFQRLDEQSKAAWSEVLNQYQRRADLVPNIVATVKGEAAFEQDTLTKVVEARAKATSIQVTPETLNNPEAFNKFQAAQGELSGALSRLMVVAERYPQLQANQAFRDLRVTLEGTENRITVARNRYIQTVQEYNVLARSFPTNVTAKVFSYDPKPSFTVQNEAQISTPPAVDFSKPASKP
- a CDS encoding TPM domain-containing protein, which gives rise to MAKTSLAPAAPPSALWRIARLVRHRWVEGRLHQALPPDVLERITRRVAASERRHTGQIRICAEGGLPTSYLWRGATARERAVTLFGKLRVWDTEHNNGVLIYLLVAEQAIEIVADRGLARAVPPETWRTLVVHMGEAFRAGRYEDGLTQALAEVSALLVQHFPAHAQAAQGTAEGAGLPDAPVLSGDALLKE
- a CDS encoding DUF2946 family protein translates to MDDIVKQAIAKWPNVPDCYGWLGLDARGRWYMRDDATQAQGPFPQAKGSLLAHGKLIDFIQRNYEADAQGRWFFQNGPQRVYVELEITPVVWRIEPDFTLVAHTGRASTARECLLDEAGRLYLFDGTVLGLAHTLDMETAAQAVEAGQWDPQPVQAADLPVRYGYVLQPSVFRV
- a CDS encoding TPM domain-containing protein, with the translated sequence MALAHVRLALTALFLMAIGCFGTPAQAQRAVPALSARVIDQTGTLSAADRQALDTRLAAIEKSHGSQVVVLMVPTTAPEELAAFANRVGNAWKVGRKDVGDGVLVLVAKDDRKMRIEVAKALEGAIPDIAAARIIDGAMKPRFREGDYAGGLSAAVNQIGARIAGESLPLPSDTSERAARSAPGVDWTDLAIFLFFGVMVGGPVARGIFGNRLGGLLLGGGVGGLAFLFTTSVLLAGGAGLIALLYTWLFSGTGLSLGGRRGGGIGTSTGGFGGWSGGSGGGSSSDGGGFSSGGGGDFGGGGASGDW
- a CDS encoding YybH family protein, which encodes MTRSPYRAATLGGSADETEAAFYEALQTGNLERLMACWAEEDDIVCVNPGGPRLLGAAAIRAAFSAMFEHGTLRARPAQVHRVQAMASAVHSVVEHVEVVLDGGVREAIVQSTNVYHKTPQGWRLVAHHASPGTVHEAQAPGHPPPVLH
- a CDS encoding YheT family hydrolase is translated as MKYVAPRWLPGGHLQTIWPALASRRVLAAPPAYRRERWTAPDGDFVDVDFLEPAAGAGTQADPGRPLLVLFHGLEGSSRSHYAEAFADVARERGWAYAVPHFRGCSGELNLAPRAYHSGDHEEIAWILARLAQRQADGALGADGTPGPRAPLLAVGVSLGGNALLRWAAEAGASASRSADAVAAVCSPLDLAAGGAAIGRGFNRQVYTRMFLRTMVPKALAKLRQHPGLFDRQALLAARDLYDFDNVFTAPLHGFRDTDDYWRRASAQPLLGRIRIPALAVNARNDPFVPASSLPRAGQAGPHVTLWQPAHGGHVGFAQGRLPGHVRAMPAEVAGWLAAHGAPDYAAGGTPSIPSRHG